In a genomic window of Xenopus laevis strain J_2021 chromosome 5S, Xenopus_laevis_v10.1, whole genome shotgun sequence:
- the amotl2.S gene encoding angiomotin-like protein 2 produces the protein MRTAEDSSGTVLHRLIQEQLRYGNLSDNRTLLAIQQQALRGGGGSGSPRSSQESLEQEEVQMAPSARQEPQGQEHHCDHFYLENPMYKAYEIQHKGEELPTYEEAKAALSQYYGAQNTQPVEHDGHLQDQSLMDLKHGHVRSLSERLLQMSLERNGAMPQNLISSSHSFPQLSRHYQLSVAHGQQEDMGQYRGAPPEYPHYNQPVQDIRGYTSEQRYYSGDLPVYHQSQVRPIQDPNLTYGPIAAFNAAGTHMAGMDALLRENEKLRRELENYSEKAVKIQKLETEIQRISEAYESLMKASSKRESLENAMRTRMEGEIRRMQDFNRDLRERLDSANKQLSAKSVEQREDSHGAVSKLIAQCREQQQEKEKLEREVTLHRSANEDQRRRAELLEQALSNAQSRAARAEDELRKKRAYVEKVERLQQALSQLQAACEKREQLELRLRTRLEQELKTLRAQQRQPSAQSALLTPELSASVLSGQLREKEERILALEADMTKWEQKYLEERTMRQFAMDAAATAAAQRDTTIINHSPRHSPNNSFNEDLLMVSHRHQEMEIRIKALHAQILEKDAMIKVLHQRKPHQGPLRPAKSVPSIFALTLPNQTSAQSERLGVTGNASNEPQTSCTSISPTHSKHGSKDGFTQTDYVTDQTTVSDRNTHSSLESLASSKNTNFSDMVEILI, from the exons atGAGAACAGCAGAGGATTCCTCTGGAACGGTTCTCCACCGTCTCATTCAGGAGCAACTGAGATACGGCAACCTTAGTGATAACCGCACATTGTTGGCTATCCAGCAGCAGGCTCTGCGGGGTGGAGGTGGCAGTGGAAGTCCCAGGTCATCCCAAGAAAGTCTTGAACAAGAAGAGGTTCAAATGGCTCCTTCAGCCAGGCAAGAACCCCAAGGGCAGGAGCATCACTGTGACCATTTCTACTTGGAAAACCCTATGTATAAGGCTTATGAAATTCAGCACAAAGGAGAGGAATTGCCAACCTATGAAGAAGCCAAAGCTGCACTTTCACAGTACTATGGAGCCCAGAACACCCAGCCAGTGGAACATGATGGTCATCTGCAGGACCAATCCCTTATGGATTTGAAACATGGCCATGTCAGGTCCTTAAGCGAACGTCTGCTGCAGATGTCTTTGGAACGAAACGGAGCCATGCCTCAAAACCTTATTAGCTCCTCTCATAGCTTTCCACAGCTTTCAAGGCATTACCAGCTAtcagtggctcatgggcaacagGAAGATATGGGACAATATAGGGGTGCTCCTCCAGAGTACCCTCACTATAATCAACCAGTACAGGACATACGAGGATACACATCAGAACAGAGATATTATTCTGGGGATCTGCCTGTATACCACCAGTCTCAAGTCAG ACCAATTCAAGATCCTAATCTAACCTACGGTCCAATCGCAGCATTCAATGCAGCCGGAACCCATATGGCTGGAATGGATGCCCTTCTGAGAGAAAACGAGAAATTGCGTAGGGAGCTGGAGAACTACAGTGAGAAAGCTGTTAAGATTCAGAag CTGGAAACTGAAATACAGCGTATCTCTGAAGCCTACGAGAGTCTCATGAAGGCATCCTCCAAACGCGAGTCCCTTGAGAATGCCATGAGAACCAGGATGGAAGGAGAGATCAGGCGCATGCAGGACTTCAACCGAGATCTAAGAG AACGACTGGACTCTGCTAACAAACAGCTGTCTGCTAAGAGTGTGGAGCAGAGGGAGGACTCTCATGGAGCCGTGTCAAAACTCATTGCTCAAT GTCGTGAGCAGCAGCAAGAGAAGGAGAAGCTGGAGAGGGAAGTAACGCTCCACCGAAGCGCTAACGAAGATCAGCGCCGGCGAGCTGAACTGCTGGAGCAAGCGCTAAGTAATGCACAGTCCAGAGCAGCTCGCGCAGAGGATGAGCTACGCAAGAAACGGGCATATGTAGAAAAGGTGGAGAGGTTGCAGCAGGCATTGAGTCAACTTCAAGCTGCCTGTGAGAAGAGGGAACAACTAGAGTTGCGACTGCGGACACGGCTGGAGCAAGAGTTGAAGACTCTAAGAGCTCAACAG AGGCAACCATCTGCACAGAGTGCGTTGCTGACTCCAGAGCTCAGTGCTTCAGTATTATCTGGGCAGCTGAGGGAGAAAGAGGAGAGGATTCTCGCCTTAGAGGCTGACATGACCAAGTGGGAACAGAAGTATCTGGAGGAGCGCACTATGCGCCAGTTTGCGATGGATGCGGCTGCTACTGCCGCTGCTCAACGAGACACGACAATTATCAACCATTCACCTCGACACTCTCCCAACAACAGCTTTAATGAGGATTTGCTGATGGTCAGCCACAGGCATCAAGAAATGGAAATCAG AATCAAAGCTCTACATGCTCAGATACTGGAGAAAGATGCAATGATCAAAGTTTTACACCAACGCAAACCACACCAGGGGCCCCTACGACCTGCTAAGTCTGTCCCATCAATTTTCGCACTAACGTTGCCCAACCAAACCTCAGCCCAAAGCGAAAGGCTAGGAGTAACAG GTAACGCATCAAACGAACCGCAAACCTCTTGCACCAGTATCTCTCCTACTCACTCCAAGCATGGGAGCAAGGATGGCTTCACCCAGACAGACTATGTAACTGATCAGACGACGGTGTCAGATAGAAATACACACTCCTCATTAG AATCCTTGGCTTCATCGAAGAATACAAACTTTTCTGACATGGTGGAGATCCTTATCTGA